From one Rosa rugosa chromosome 4, drRosRugo1.1, whole genome shotgun sequence genomic stretch:
- the LOC133745431 gene encoding transcription factor TCP5, whose amino-acid sequence MMTNPRGKGFQAKQEGQNNNNNDGNIMTSYNKAASSSTTTSRQWSGFRNPRIVRVSRTFGGKDRHSKVSTVRGLRDRRIRLSVPTAIQLYDLQDRLGLSQPSKVIDWLLEVTEDDIDKLPPLQLLPHHGLFNTTSSAHHQFHHHQQQILNPLNVPFFDVNQRLTEQVVLDESKGKSIKANDHQRDHDDEALAQKLFPIGNMPSSIPGLLNNAMAYNNYFHHHSSEPSSLSLSQFGSSHGFPLMPQMDHMMSSNNGLSFSTTSMPMASGSQLFFCPSTATPVSSLFGPYAPYITTTTAVVENSSTSDDRQPELRRTNNHMIQLLSSSSTTSTTLQNFEPNNALMPSLQYSIGSSLRSFPTLVNPKLHSQNNDGSSSQPDKDHTGS is encoded by the coding sequence atgatgacaaaTCCAAGGGGAAAGGGTTTTCAAGCAAAGCAAGAGggccaaaacaacaacaacaatgatGGGAATATCATGACTAGTTATAACAAGGCAGCTTCATCTAGTACTACTACTTCAAGGCAATGGTCTGGATTTCGAAATCCAAGGATTGTTCGTGTCTCGCGAACCTTTGGCGGAAAAGACAGGCACAGCAAGGTCTCAACTGTGAGGGGATTGAGAGACAGAAGAATTAGGCTTTCAGTGCCAACAGCAATTCAGTTATATGACCTTCAAGACAGGCTTGGTCTTAGCCAACCTAGCAAGGTAATAGATTGGTTGCTTGAAGTTACTGAAGATGATATTGATAAGCTCCCACCACTCCAACTACTTCCTCATCATGGTTTGTTCAATACTACTAGTTCTGCTCATCatcaatttcatcatcatcaacagcAAATTCTCAATCCTCTTAATGTTCCCTTCTTTGATGTGAATCAAAGGCTTACTGAGCAAGTAGTACTTGATGAGAGTAAAGGCAAGTCAATCAAAGCAAATGATCATCAACGAGATCATGATGATGAAGCCTTGGCTCAGAAGTTATTTCCTATAGGCAATATGCCTTCTTCCATACCTGGATTGCTGAACAATGCCATGGCATACAACAACTACTTTCACCATCACAGTTCAGAGCCTTCGAGTTTGTCTCTTTCTCAGTTTGGTAGCAGTCATGGATTTCCACTAATGCCCCAAATGGATCATATGATGAGTAGTAACAATGGCTTATCATTTTCAACTACTTCAATGCCAATGGCATCTGGGTCTCAATTGTTCTTCTGTCCATCAACAGCTACGCCGGTATCTTCACTTTTTGGTCCATATGCGCCCTACATTACCACTACTACCGCAGTAGTAGAGAATAGTAGTACCAGTGATGATCGTCAGCCAGAACTTAGACGAACCAATAACCATATGATCCAATTGTTGAGCTCATCAAGTACTACTAGTACTACTCTACAGAATTTTGAACCTAATAATGCTCTCATGCCTTCTCTTCAATATTCTATTGGCTCATCTTTGAGATCCTTTCCAACATTGGTTAATCCGAAGCTCCATTCACAAAACAATGATGGATCATCAAGCCAACCAGACAAGGACCATACTGGTTCCTAA